Proteins found in one Cricetulus griseus strain 17A/GY chromosome X, alternate assembly CriGri-PICRH-1.0, whole genome shotgun sequence genomic segment:
- the LOC100771117 gene encoding 60S ribosomal protein L7 codes for MEEAVPEKKKKVPSVPETLKKKQRNFAELKVKRFRKNFALKTLRKPWRKLIYGKAKHYHKENRQMYRTEIRMTRMARKAGNPYVPVEPKLAFVIRIRGINGVSPKVPKMLQLLCLRQIFNGTFVKLNKASINMLRIVEPYIAWGYPNLKSVNKLIYKRGYGKINKKRIALTDNSLIARSLGKYGIICMEDLIHEIYTVEKRFKEANNFLWPFKLSSPRGGMKKKTTHFVEGGDAGNREDQINKLIRWMN; via the coding sequence ATGGAGGAGGCTGTGccggagaagaaaaagaaggttcCTTCTGTGCCAGAAACCcttaagaaaaagcaaaggaatttCGCAGAGTTGAAGGTGAAGCGCTTTCGCAAGAACTTTGCACTGAAGACACTGCGGAAGCCATGGAGGAAGCTCATTTATGGAAAAGCAAAGCATTACCACAAGGAAAACAGGCAGATGTACAGGACAGAGATTCGCATGACTAGGATGGCAAGGAAAGCTGGAAACCCCTATGTGCCTGTAGAACCCAAGCTGGCATTTGTCATCCGAATCCGAGGTATCAATGGTGTAAGCCCAAAGGTTCCCAAGATGTTGCAGCTGCTCTGTCTTCGTCAGATCTTCAATGGCACCTTTGTTAAGCTCAACAAGGCTTCAATTAATATGCTGAGGATTGTGGAACCATACATTGCATGGGGGTACCCCAACCTGAAGTCAGTAAACAAGCTCATCTACAAGCGTGGCTATGGCAAAATCAATAAGAAGAGAATTGCCTTGACAGACAATTCCTTGATTGCTCGATCTCTTGGTAAATACGGAATCATCTGCATGGAGGATCTAATTCATGAGATTTATACAGTTGAAAAACGCTTCAAGGAAGCAAATAACTTCCTGTGGCCCTTCAAATTATCTTCTCCCCGAGGtggaatgaagaaaaagacaactcATTTTGTGGAAGGTGGTGATGCTGGCAACAGGGAAGACCAGATAAACAAGCTTATTAGATGGATGAACTAA